The following proteins are co-located in the Methylomonas sp. 11b genome:
- a CDS encoding aminotransferase class V-fold PLP-dependent enzyme: MAGRNHLFVPGPTNTPHEILSAMHVPMEDHRSPIFPKLLAPILEDLKKVFRTETGQCFVFPATGTAGWEVAMTNCLNQGDKVLIYRFGQFGHLWAEASRKLGFDVEIHQVEWGKGMPLDHLEARLKEDKNHEIKAILATHNETSTGVTSDIPGVRKALDAAGHPAFLFVDGVSSIGSIDFRQDEWGVDASIAGSQKGFMLPAGLAILGFSQKALAAIDNSNFPRSFFSLKDMAASNKDGYTPYTPSTPMLYGLRKALELLLEEGMENVYARHHRLGEGVRRAVAAWGLQTCAQAGWDSDTVTAIVVPADKDARHVISTAYNKYNISLGAGLSEVAGKVFRIGHVGDMNDVSLLGAIAGVEMAMLDNGFAIKPGSGVAAAIEYYRSTAK; this comes from the coding sequence ATGGCAGGTCGCAATCACCTATTTGTTCCAGGGCCAACCAATACCCCACATGAAATACTGAGCGCGATGCATGTGCCGATGGAAGATCACCGTTCGCCGATTTTCCCTAAATTGCTGGCTCCAATTCTGGAAGACCTGAAAAAAGTTTTCCGCACCGAAACCGGCCAATGCTTCGTGTTTCCAGCCACCGGCACCGCCGGCTGGGAAGTGGCGATGACCAACTGCTTGAACCAGGGCGATAAAGTTTTGATTTACCGCTTTGGTCAATTCGGCCACTTGTGGGCGGAAGCGTCCAGAAAATTGGGCTTTGACGTGGAAATTCACCAAGTCGAATGGGGCAAAGGCATGCCATTGGACCATCTGGAAGCGCGCCTGAAAGAAGACAAAAACCACGAAATCAAAGCCATCCTTGCCACCCATAACGAGACTTCGACTGGCGTGACCAGTGACATTCCTGGGGTACGCAAAGCGCTGGATGCCGCCGGCCACCCAGCATTTTTGTTCGTAGATGGTGTCAGCTCGATCGGCAGTATCGATTTCCGTCAAGACGAATGGGGCGTAGACGCCAGTATCGCCGGCTCACAAAAAGGCTTCATGTTGCCGGCCGGCCTGGCGATTCTAGGCTTTAGCCAAAAAGCCCTGGCCGCGATTGATAACAGCAACTTCCCGCGTTCTTTCTTCTCACTGAAAGACATGGCGGCCTCCAATAAAGACGGCTACACCCCTTACACGCCATCCACGCCGATGCTGTACGGCTTGCGTAAAGCCTTGGAATTGTTGCTGGAAGAAGGCATGGAGAACGTTTACGCCCGCCATCACCGTCTGGGCGAAGGCGTACGCCGCGCGGTTGCGGCCTGGGGCTTGCAAACTTGCGCACAAGCAGGCTGGGATTCCGATACAGTCACCGCGATTGTGGTACCGGCCGACAAGGATGCCCGCCACGTCATCAGTACCGCTTACAACAAATACAACATTTCATTAGGCGCAGGCCTCAGCGAAGTGGCCGGCAAAGTGTTCCGCATCGGCCACGTTGGCGATATGAACGACGTGTCCTTATTGGGGGCGATTGCCGGCGTGGAAATGGCGATGCTGGATAACGGTTTTGCCATTAAACCGGGTAGCGGCGTCGCCGCAGCCATTGAGTATTACCGCTCGACAGCGAAATAA
- a CDS encoding HpcH/HpaI aldolase/citrate lyase family protein produces MSHTLYEANAQRVQRCELAVPGSSPEMFEKALKSGVDFVFLDLEDAVAPDDKLQARKNVIQAINDLDWKGNGITLSVRINGLDTQYMVRDVVDLVEQAGAKIDTLLIPKVGVYGDVYMVDAMLTQLEMQEGLKNKIGIECLIETALGMANVEDIAKQGAIGGRVEALHFGVADYAASNRARTVNIGGLNPDYPGDQWHAAISRMTVACRAYGLRPIDGPFGDIKDPEGYKAGARRAAALGCEGKWAIHPSQIALANEVFTPPAAEVEKAKRILVALQEAAAQGKGAAALDGRLIDAASERMANNIVRAAEAIAAKSK; encoded by the coding sequence ATGAGTCACACTCTTTACGAAGCCAATGCCCAACGCGTGCAACGTTGCGAATTGGCGGTACCGGGTTCCAGTCCGGAAATGTTTGAAAAAGCCTTGAAAAGCGGTGTGGATTTTGTGTTTCTCGATCTGGAAGACGCCGTTGCGCCGGACGATAAACTGCAAGCGCGGAAAAACGTCATCCAGGCCATCAACGATCTGGATTGGAAAGGTAATGGCATCACCCTGTCAGTCCGCATCAATGGTCTGGATACCCAGTACATGGTGCGCGATGTGGTCGATCTGGTCGAACAAGCCGGCGCAAAAATCGACACGCTGCTGATTCCTAAAGTCGGTGTCTACGGCGACGTTTACATGGTTGACGCGATGTTGACCCAGTTGGAGATGCAGGAAGGCCTGAAAAACAAAATCGGCATCGAATGCCTGATCGAAACCGCTCTGGGCATGGCCAATGTGGAAGACATTGCCAAGCAAGGTGCTATCGGCGGCCGCGTGGAAGCCTTGCATTTCGGCGTCGCCGATTATGCCGCCAGCAATCGGGCCCGTACCGTGAATATCGGTGGTTTGAATCCCGATTATCCCGGTGACCAATGGCATGCGGCGATTAGCAGGATGACGGTGGCGTGCCGTGCCTACGGACTGCGTCCTATCGACGGTCCATTCGGCGACATCAAAGACCCCGAAGGCTACAAAGCCGGCGCCCGCCGCGCGGCCGCGTTGGGTTGCGAAGGCAAATGGGCGATTCATCCCTCGCAAATCGCTTTAGCTAACGAAGTATTCACCCCACCTGCTGCGGAAGTCGAAAAAGCCAAGCGCATCCTGGTAGCGTTGCAGGAAGCCGCCGCGCAAGGCAAAGGCGCTGCGGCACTGGATGGTCGCTTGATTGATGCAGCTTCCGAACGGATGGCGAATAACATCGTCCGTGCCGCCGAAGCGATTGCCGCGAAATCAAAATAA
- a CDS encoding malate--CoA ligase subunit beta, producing MDIHEYQAKQLLADYGVKIADGGLAYSPEDAVQRAREIGGHVWVVKAQIHSGARGKAGGIKICKTHDEVSDAAESLLGKKLVTHQTGPAGKQCLRLYVEAGTDIAKELYFSLLIDRAQERIVMVGSAQGGMEIEELAENNPDAIKKIYIEPAVGLQDFQAREMAFALGLNADLIPQAVKLIQGCYRAMRELDANMVEINPLVITGHDELIALDAKMGFDDNALFRRQKISELRDKSQEDPREMAAADRGLSYVGLDGDIGCMINGAGLAMATMDMIKLAGGEPANFLDVGGGASAERTEKAFRMVLQDKNVKAMLVNIFAGINRCDWIAEGVVHAVKKIDMQVPLVVRLSGTNVEEGRRIIEESGLPIITANTLAEAAEKAVEARNKVVAAQA from the coding sequence ATGGACATTCATGAGTACCAAGCAAAACAGCTATTGGCCGACTATGGCGTGAAAATAGCGGATGGCGGTCTGGCTTACAGCCCGGAAGATGCGGTGCAACGCGCCCGCGAAATCGGCGGCCACGTCTGGGTGGTTAAAGCCCAGATTCATTCCGGCGCCCGCGGCAAGGCCGGCGGTATCAAGATTTGCAAAACCCACGACGAAGTCAGCGATGCCGCCGAATCTTTGCTGGGCAAAAAATTGGTGACACACCAAACCGGTCCTGCCGGCAAACAATGCCTGCGCTTATACGTCGAAGCCGGTACCGATATTGCCAAGGAATTGTATTTCAGCTTGCTGATAGACCGTGCCCAGGAGCGGATTGTCATGGTCGGTTCCGCGCAAGGCGGTATGGAGATCGAGGAACTGGCGGAAAATAATCCGGATGCGATCAAAAAAATCTACATCGAACCAGCCGTTGGTTTACAGGATTTCCAAGCCCGCGAAATGGCGTTTGCTTTGGGTTTAAACGCCGATTTGATCCCGCAAGCAGTGAAATTGATTCAAGGCTGCTATCGGGCGATGCGCGAGCTGGATGCCAATATGGTCGAAATTAATCCCTTGGTGATTACCGGCCACGATGAATTGATCGCGCTGGACGCCAAAATGGGCTTTGACGACAACGCCTTGTTTCGCCGGCAAAAAATCTCGGAGTTGCGTGACAAGTCGCAGGAAGATCCCCGGGAAATGGCAGCTGCCGACCGTGGCTTAAGCTATGTCGGCCTGGACGGCGATATCGGCTGCATGATCAATGGCGCCGGCTTGGCGATGGCGACGATGGACATGATCAAACTGGCAGGCGGCGAGCCGGCCAACTTCCTGGACGTCGGCGGCGGCGCGTCGGCCGAACGTACCGAAAAAGCCTTTAGGATGGTATTGCAGGATAAAAACGTCAAGGCCATGCTGGTCAATATCTTTGCCGGCATCAACCGTTGCGATTGGATCGCCGAGGGCGTGGTGCACGCGGTGAAAAAAATCGACATGCAAGTGCCACTGGTCGTGCGCCTGTCGGGTACCAACGTCGAGGAAGGCCGGCGCATCATAGAGGAAAGCGGTTTGCCCATCATCACGGCAAATACCCTGGCCGAAGCCGCCGAGAAAGCGGTCGAAGCCCGTAATAAAGTCGTAGCCGCGCAAGCTTAA
- the sucD gene encoding succinate--CoA ligase subunit alpha — protein MAIFIDQNTRIIVQGFTGKIGTFHAQEMIDYGSNVVGGVTPGKGGQKHLDRPVFNTVKDAVEQAGAEASIVFVPPAYAADSIMEAAEAGIKYCVSITDGIPTQDMMKVKIFLSKFPKEKRMVLTGPNCAGTISPGKAMLGIMPGHIYIPGNVGIVGRSGTLGYEAADQMKALGIGVSTSVGIGGDPINGSSHRDILEKFEQDPETKVVVMIGEIGGPQEVEAGMFAKENMSKPVVAYIAGLTAPKGRRMGHAGAIISSVGESAAEKVEMLKELGVIIAPTPAAMGETVAKVLATL, from the coding sequence ATGGCAATTTTTATCGATCAAAACACTCGCATCATCGTCCAAGGTTTCACCGGCAAGATCGGTACCTTTCACGCCCAGGAGATGATCGACTACGGTTCCAACGTGGTCGGCGGCGTGACGCCGGGTAAGGGCGGGCAAAAACATTTGGACCGCCCGGTGTTCAATACCGTCAAGGACGCTGTCGAACAAGCCGGCGCCGAAGCCAGTATCGTGTTCGTGCCGCCGGCCTATGCCGCGGACTCGATCATGGAAGCCGCCGAAGCCGGCATCAAATACTGTGTGTCGATCACCGATGGTATTCCGACTCAGGACATGATGAAAGTCAAAATCTTCCTGAGCAAATTTCCCAAGGAAAAGCGCATGGTGTTGACCGGCCCTAACTGCGCCGGCACCATCAGTCCGGGCAAAGCGATGCTGGGCATTATGCCGGGGCACATTTACATACCCGGTAATGTCGGCATTGTCGGTCGTTCCGGTACGCTGGGTTACGAAGCCGCCGATCAGATGAAAGCCTTAGGGATAGGTGTATCGACCTCGGTTGGTATCGGCGGCGACCCGATCAACGGCAGCTCGCACCGCGATATTCTGGAAAAATTCGAGCAGGATCCGGAAACCAAAGTAGTGGTCATGATTGGTGAGATTGGCGGCCCGCAAGAAGTGGAAGCCGGTATGTTTGCCAAAGAAAATATGAGCAAACCTGTGGTGGCATACATCGCCGGATTAACCGCACCCAAAGGCCGGCGTATGGGCCATGCCGGGGCGATTATTTCCTCGGTTGGCGAATCTGCAGCGGAGAAGGTTGAAATGCTGAAAGAGTTGGGCGTGATTATCGCCCCAACTCCAGCGGCGATGGGCGAAACAGTGGCTAAGGTATTGGCAACACTATAA
- a CDS encoding DEAD/DEAH box helicase: protein MQSSRLVERLKTYRTLTPEQQIILKLLAVYYGYSSLINLAKCLGSLGIREGEKTLKSEAVKARLKPLIKAGLLEENLKSGGTRCCRTLAEVLTRQAVEDKEFDLFAGAVQMNNPPGHGYYRYSTVDDCIREARIQFYRGDYARVDECLESGAHYLGKLPPVNELYLSWFLNPLDVAWFTTHHPQLLLGLAGFSGLHQLLYLYADEKLDSFLQQLLFVSRGVQQELLNRVALELRLLRGDWDEVEQRVADQIDPELQAIAATLIFLRGDYAAAVNRFEGALAQLRKVSGQRTAYFYGLAGVFYPLAILKNNDAKQRAKLGTLINQAIKADNYWLGIYHQLALFQRFLQGDLSLREQLLNTDLTYKISSGYRESGYPETLLNPPLLLHVFLTLIKFWVKADQFNHVTPLSQKLYRHLLDNGYRWPAAELAKIFTHIEPPRSMQWDCSFFDGRPALADLFASRPDWDLALDALLNLPKAEKKADTAAPIDKPTRLVWLLSYDDISHELEIEPREQKQQAKGGWSKGRAIALKRLAHETNKFDYLTEQDIKLCAHIKEYRDSGWYGSGTYFEFDNSMPQALLGHPLLFWADAPEVRVDVVKGEAELRVKKLEGSDKIKISLEPVPGHEQKFYVAKETPTRLRVLEFTGDHHKIFAVLGGKGLEVPVSAQDRVLQTLTSISGLLTVHSDIGGSSSSAEQVQADATPRVHLLPWGEGLRVAMLIRPFASGGAYYQPGHGGESVLAEIDGRHCQTKRDLALEKQRAQAVLQACDVLEQAERDGAGDYLLDQPEQCLELLLQLQALPAEQAILEWPEGVRFRLLGQTNGSGFSMQIKRDNDWFALQGELQVNEDTVIEIQQLLGLLNNREGRFLKLQDGQFIALTEEFRRRLDDLRAYADLHGKKVRINPLAALTLEDWQDDAGFKADKHWQVHMQRLKDSRDYQSKVPSTFQAELRDYQLDGYRWLARLARWGVGACLADDMGLGKTVQGLALLVDRAPNGPSLIVAPTSVCMNWENEAGRFAPTLNPQILGSGDRQRLLDNLGPYDLLICSYGLLQQEQVAEMLAKIQFQTVILDEAQWIKNIATRRSQGAMNLQAEFKLIMTGTPLENHLGELWNLFRFINPGLLGSLEQFNQRFAGPIERDRSAEARFQLKKLIQPFILRRTKTQVLQELPPRTEIPIYVELSAEEMAFYEALRRDSLAALSSADAPAGQKQLQILAAISKLRRSCCNTLLANAAVALPSSKLAAFGDIVDELLDNKHKALVFSQFVDHLQLIKNYIEQRGIRYQYLDGSTPAKDRQQRVDAFQRGEGELFLISLKAGGVGLNLTAADYVIHMDPWWNPAVEDQASDRAHRMGQQRPVTIYRMIAKNTIEEKIVALHSHKRDLADSLLDGADISGKVSADELLNLMKGDTSSDAK, encoded by the coding sequence ATGCAATCTTCTCGTTTAGTCGAACGCCTTAAAACTTATCGGACATTAACCCCAGAGCAACAGATTATTCTGAAGTTGCTGGCCGTGTATTACGGCTATAGTTCGCTGATCAATTTGGCTAAATGTCTGGGCAGTTTGGGTATCAGGGAGGGCGAGAAAACTCTCAAGTCGGAAGCTGTCAAAGCCCGCTTAAAGCCGCTGATTAAAGCCGGCTTGCTGGAAGAAAACCTCAAATCCGGCGGCACCCGTTGCTGCCGGACCTTGGCGGAAGTGCTGACGCGGCAAGCTGTCGAGGACAAAGAGTTTGATTTGTTTGCCGGCGCCGTACAAATGAACAATCCGCCCGGCCATGGCTACTATCGTTACAGCACCGTGGACGACTGCATCCGCGAAGCGCGCATCCAGTTTTATCGTGGCGATTACGCCAGAGTAGACGAGTGTCTGGAATCCGGTGCCCACTACTTGGGCAAACTGCCGCCGGTCAACGAACTGTATCTATCTTGGTTTTTAAACCCCTTGGATGTCGCGTGGTTTACCACGCATCATCCGCAATTATTGCTGGGGTTGGCCGGATTTTCCGGCTTACATCAACTGCTGTATCTGTATGCCGACGAAAAATTGGATAGTTTTCTGCAACAGCTATTGTTCGTTAGCCGGGGTGTGCAGCAAGAATTGTTGAACCGCGTAGCTTTGGAATTGCGCTTGCTGCGAGGTGACTGGGACGAAGTCGAGCAACGGGTGGCGGATCAAATTGATCCGGAACTGCAAGCGATTGCTGCGACATTGATTTTTCTGCGCGGCGATTACGCGGCAGCGGTCAACCGCTTCGAAGGTGCTTTGGCACAGCTGCGCAAGGTTTCAGGACAACGCACCGCCTATTTTTACGGCTTAGCTGGGGTGTTTTACCCACTGGCTATCCTGAAGAATAACGACGCCAAACAACGCGCCAAACTCGGCACATTAATCAACCAAGCTATAAAAGCCGACAATTATTGGCTGGGCATTTATCATCAGTTAGCCTTGTTCCAGCGTTTTTTGCAAGGTGACTTGTCCTTGCGGGAGCAACTGTTAAACACCGATTTAACCTATAAAATCAGTAGCGGCTATCGGGAAAGCGGCTACCCGGAGACCTTACTCAATCCGCCATTACTGCTGCATGTGTTTTTAACCCTGATCAAATTTTGGGTCAAAGCCGATCAATTCAATCATGTCACGCCACTTAGTCAAAAGCTATATCGGCATTTGTTGGACAACGGTTATCGTTGGCCGGCGGCCGAATTGGCCAAGATCTTTACCCATATAGAGCCGCCGCGTTCTATGCAATGGGATTGCAGCTTTTTCGATGGCCGGCCGGCGTTGGCTGATTTGTTCGCCAGCCGCCCCGATTGGGACTTGGCATTGGACGCGTTACTAAACTTGCCCAAGGCCGAAAAAAAAGCCGATACCGCCGCGCCTATCGACAAGCCTACGCGCTTGGTCTGGTTACTGAGTTACGACGATATTAGCCACGAGTTGGAGATTGAACCACGCGAACAAAAGCAGCAAGCCAAGGGCGGCTGGAGTAAGGGTAGGGCGATTGCCTTGAAACGGTTGGCGCATGAAACCAACAAGTTTGACTACTTAACTGAGCAGGATATTAAGCTGTGCGCGCATATCAAGGAATACCGCGATAGCGGCTGGTACGGTAGCGGTACTTATTTTGAATTCGACAACAGCATGCCGCAGGCGCTGCTGGGTCACCCCTTGTTGTTTTGGGCCGATGCGCCCGAGGTGAGAGTGGATGTGGTCAAGGGCGAAGCCGAACTGCGGGTGAAAAAGCTGGAAGGTAGCGATAAGATCAAAATTAGCTTGGAACCCGTGCCTGGACATGAACAAAAGTTTTATGTCGCCAAGGAAACGCCCACGCGCTTGCGAGTGCTGGAGTTCACCGGTGACCATCATAAAATTTTTGCGGTATTGGGCGGCAAGGGCTTGGAAGTGCCGGTGTCTGCGCAAGATCGGGTCTTGCAAACCCTGACCAGTATTTCCGGCTTGTTGACCGTGCATTCGGATATCGGCGGGAGTTCCAGTAGCGCCGAGCAAGTGCAGGCCGACGCGACGCCGCGCGTACATTTATTACCCTGGGGCGAAGGTCTGCGCGTGGCGATGTTGATTCGGCCGTTTGCGAGCGGTGGGGCGTACTATCAACCCGGACACGGCGGCGAAAGCGTGTTGGCGGAAATCGACGGCCGGCATTGTCAGACTAAACGCGACTTGGCCTTGGAAAAGCAGCGCGCGCAAGCCGTTTTGCAGGCCTGCGACGTGTTGGAACAGGCGGAACGCGATGGCGCCGGCGATTACTTATTGGATCAGCCGGAACAATGTTTGGAACTGCTGCTGCAATTGCAGGCATTGCCAGCCGAGCAAGCGATATTGGAATGGCCGGAAGGCGTCCGGTTTCGACTGTTGGGGCAAACCAACGGCAGCGGCTTTAGCATGCAAATCAAGCGCGACAACGATTGGTTTGCCTTGCAAGGCGAGTTGCAAGTCAACGAAGATACCGTCATCGAAATTCAGCAATTGCTGGGTTTATTGAATAATCGCGAAGGCCGGTTTTTAAAATTGCAGGACGGTCAGTTCATTGCCTTGACTGAAGAATTTCGCCGCCGGCTCGATGATTTACGCGCCTACGCGGATCTGCACGGCAAGAAAGTGCGGATCAATCCGTTGGCCGCTCTGACTTTGGAAGACTGGCAGGACGATGCCGGTTTTAAGGCCGATAAACATTGGCAAGTACATATGCAGCGCCTAAAGGATTCGCGAGACTATCAATCCAAAGTGCCGTCCACCTTTCAAGCCGAATTGCGCGATTACCAATTGGATGGCTACCGCTGGTTGGCGCGTCTGGCTCGCTGGGGCGTCGGTGCTTGCCTAGCCGACGATATGGGCTTGGGCAAGACCGTGCAAGGTTTGGCCCTACTGGTTGATCGCGCACCGAACGGTCCCAGCCTGATCGTCGCCCCGACCTCGGTGTGCATGAACTGGGAAAACGAAGCCGGTCGTTTTGCGCCGACGCTCAATCCGCAAATTCTCGGTAGCGGCGATAGGCAGCGCTTGCTGGATAATCTGGGGCCGTATGATTTACTAATTTGCAGTTACGGCTTGTTACAACAGGAACAAGTCGCCGAAATGTTGGCGAAAATCCAGTTCCAGACTGTGATTCTCGACGAAGCGCAGTGGATCAAAAACATCGCCACCCGCCGCTCGCAGGGGGCGATGAATCTGCAAGCCGAGTTTAAATTGATCATGACCGGCACGCCCTTGGAAAATCATCTGGGCGAGCTGTGGAATTTGTTCAGGTTTATCAATCCGGGTTTATTGGGATCTTTGGAGCAGTTCAATCAACGCTTCGCCGGCCCTATCGAACGCGACCGCAGTGCCGAGGCTCGTTTCCAGCTGAAGAAATTGATCCAGCCTTTTATTCTGCGCCGCACTAAAACCCAGGTGTTGCAGGAATTGCCGCCGCGCACCGAAATCCCGATCTATGTCGAGCTCAGCGCTGAGGAAATGGCCTTCTACGAAGCCCTGCGCCGCGATAGTCTGGCGGCATTGAGCAGCGCCGATGCGCCGGCTGGGCAAAAGCAATTGCAGATTCTGGCGGCCATCAGCAAATTGCGCCGCAGCTGTTGCAATACCTTGCTAGCTAATGCGGCGGTGGCTTTACCTAGCAGCAAGTTGGCGGCATTCGGTGATATCGTCGACGAATTGCTGGATAACAAGCACAAAGCCCTGGTGTTCAGCCAGTTTGTTGATCATCTGCAATTGATCAAAAACTATATCGAGCAGCGTGGCATTCGTTATCAATACTTGGATGGCAGTACACCTGCCAAGGATAGACAGCAACGGGTAGATGCGTTCCAGCGTGGCGAGGGCGAATTGTTTTTGATCAGTTTGAAGGCTGGCGGCGTGGGTTTAAATCTGACCGCCGCAGACTATGTGATTCATATGGACCCGTGGTGGAATCCGGCCGTGGAGGATCAGGCCTCGGATCGGGCGCACCGCATGGGCCAACAGCGGCCGGTAACGATCTACCGGATGATCGCCAAAAATACCATAGAGGAAAAAATCGTCGCGCTGCACAGCCATAAACGTGATTTGGCGGATAGTTTGTTGGATGGCGCCGATATTAGCGGCAAAGTCTCTGCTGACGAGTTGCTGAATTTGATGAAAGGGGATACATCTAGTGACGCTAAGTAA
- a CDS encoding IS110 family transposase — protein MTSEMLIGIDVAKDELVIDSEQGLLTLANTAEAINAWLKTLPTGSYIGLEATSDYHQLMAEQAVLMGMVVYVLNPRDMRHYALGLGRRGKTDRVDAQMIRRFITAERGHLRPYQPASAMQHQVALLQRRRATVVKHRQALQKALRSVKELEAPLIDTVVALDGLLKHIDQQLDDLLTLQPALKAEARRLESIPGIGRQTSTQLAVLFDRVPLSRSDAVVAFVGLDPRACDSGQKRGRRRVSKRGPGELRRLLYNCAQAAAKTAVWKPYYQELRAREFSATQALVIIARKLLRIAFSLWQQADARFDAQKIACLNNAA, from the coding sequence ATGACAAGCGAAATGTTGATCGGTATCGATGTAGCAAAAGATGAACTGGTGATAGATTCAGAGCAGGGTTTGTTGACGCTTGCCAATACGGCAGAGGCCATCAATGCCTGGCTGAAGACGTTACCGACCGGGAGTTATATTGGCCTGGAAGCCACCAGCGATTATCATCAACTCATGGCAGAGCAAGCGGTATTGATGGGCATGGTCGTCTATGTGCTGAACCCACGGGATATGCGCCATTATGCCCTGGGTTTGGGCAGACGGGGCAAGACGGATCGAGTGGACGCCCAAATGATCCGGCGATTTATCACCGCTGAACGGGGTCATTTACGTCCCTATCAACCTGCTTCGGCGATGCAGCACCAAGTGGCTTTACTGCAACGGCGCCGTGCGACGGTCGTCAAGCATCGTCAAGCTCTGCAAAAAGCCTTGCGAAGCGTGAAGGAACTTGAAGCGCCACTCATTGATACCGTGGTCGCCTTGGACGGATTGCTCAAGCATATCGATCAGCAACTGGATGACTTATTAACTTTGCAGCCTGCACTGAAAGCCGAGGCCCGACGTCTTGAGAGCATACCGGGTATTGGCCGGCAAACCTCAACACAGCTGGCTGTCTTGTTTGATCGGGTCCCGTTAAGCCGCAGCGATGCCGTAGTAGCCTTTGTCGGGCTGGATCCCCGAGCCTGTGACTCAGGCCAAAAGCGGGGCCGCCGACGCGTATCCAAACGGGGACCGGGTGAACTGAGACGGCTGTTATACAACTGCGCCCAGGCAGCCGCCAAAACGGCTGTGTGGAAACCCTATTACCAAGAGTTAAGAGCCAGAGAGTTCTCGGCAACTCAGGCGCTAGTGATTATCGCCAGAAAATTATTACGCATCGCATTCTCGCTTTGGCAACAAGCCGATGCCCGATTTGACGCTCAGAAAATTGCTTGCCTCAACAATGCAGCTTGA
- a CDS encoding NAD(P)/FAD-dependent oxidoreductase, translating into MPPSERFDAAVIGGGPAGASAAIMLAKAGKRVVLFERSRFPRFQIGESLLPACWEIWRRLGVTEKIEAEGFTVKQGANFGMFNQKPDVLLLTAEYPGYFERPYTYHVERARFDQILLEHAAECGVEVRREWSVADVLFDGERAIGVSAGKNGSDPAPIHTSVVIDASGRESMIARKLNWRRPLPELNKIAHFAHFKGGFRRDPHGFINFGEVMDGSVTTDIHTIDGGWVWYIPLRDNITSVGAVLDSRFAKSLGDSPQQRFEAAIQSCECVREWLTGAQQAMDIKTISSIGYMNERFHGDGFLLVGDASMFVDPVFSAGVTLAMRSGVFAADAVLDGFANGGDFSAARLRNYEERIREPMERIFQMIYNWYRILEQKDANNIILRSRQSPMLRERFIVLLSGGYDMVSMKQILEAGQEPSSTYLVS; encoded by the coding sequence ATGCCGCCATCTGAACGCTTCGATGCCGCCGTCATCGGTGGCGGCCCGGCCGGCGCCAGCGCGGCGATCATGTTGGCCAAAGCGGGTAAACGCGTGGTGTTGTTCGAACGCTCGCGCTTTCCACGCTTTCAAATCGGCGAATCTTTATTGCCGGCTTGCTGGGAAATCTGGCGGCGGCTGGGTGTCACCGAAAAAATCGAAGCCGAAGGCTTTACGGTCAAGCAAGGCGCGAACTTTGGCATGTTCAACCAAAAACCCGATGTGTTACTGCTGACCGCGGAATATCCGGGGTATTTCGAACGGCCCTATACCTATCACGTCGAGCGCGCGCGCTTTGATCAAATTCTGCTGGAGCATGCCGCCGAATGCGGCGTGGAGGTGCGCCGGGAATGGTCGGTCGCCGATGTGTTATTCGACGGCGAACGCGCGATTGGCGTTAGTGCTGGCAAAAATGGCTCTGACCCGGCGCCGATTCATACCTCAGTCGTCATCGACGCCTCGGGCCGCGAATCTATGATCGCCCGCAAGTTAAACTGGCGGCGGCCCTTGCCCGAGCTGAACAAAATCGCCCATTTCGCCCATTTTAAAGGCGGCTTTCGCCGCGACCCACACGGTTTTATCAATTTTGGCGAGGTGATGGACGGCTCGGTAACCACCGACATCCATACCATCGACGGCGGCTGGGTTTGGTACATTCCGCTACGAGACAATATCACCAGCGTCGGCGCAGTGTTGGACAGCCGCTTTGCGAAAAGTCTTGGCGATTCGCCGCAGCAACGCTTCGAGGCCGCCATCCAAAGCTGCGAGTGCGTTCGCGAGTGGTTAACGGGCGCGCAGCAAGCCATGGATATCAAAACCATTTCCTCTATTGGCTACATGAACGAACGCTTTCACGGCGACGGCTTTTTACTGGTGGGCGATGCCTCGATGTTTGTCGACCCGGTATTTTCCGCTGGGGTGACGCTAGCGATGCGCAGCGGCGTGTTCGCTGCCGATGCGGTGCTGGACGGTTTCGCTAACGGTGGCGATTTCAGCGCTGCTCGGCTGCGTAATTATGAGGAGCGCATCCGCGAACCGATGGAGCGGATTTTTCAGATGATTTACAACTGGTACCGAATCCTGGAACAAAAAGACGCCAATAACATCATCCTGCGTTCCCGGCAAAGCCCCATGCTGCGGGAACGCTTTATTGTCCTGCTGTCCGGTGGTTATGACATGGTCAGCATGAAACAAATTCTGGAAGCCGGCCAGGAACCGAGTTCAACCTATTTGGTTTCTTGA